The following proteins are co-located in the Desulfoscipio sp. XC116 genome:
- a CDS encoding chemotaxis protein CheD, with the protein MLPTKKAEDIHVGIGEYKFSRSPGRLVTLGLGSCVGVAVWDPVIKIGGLLHIMLPNSEDFSKITKQEKYADLGIPLMLNELIRNGAAKARLVAKLIGGAQMFTGVDKKQLFNIGERNIEMSRKILKQMSIHIVSEDVGGNKGRTMYLDLENGEVLVKTLGKNIKVI; encoded by the coding sequence ATGCTGCCAACAAAAAAAGCAGAAGATATTCACGTTGGTATAGGAGAATATAAGTTTTCCAGGAGCCCGGGACGTCTTGTAACACTGGGGTTAGGGTCTTGCGTGGGGGTGGCCGTATGGGATCCCGTAATTAAAATAGGTGGGCTTTTACATATCATGCTGCCCAACAGTGAGGATTTTTCAAAAATTACTAAGCAGGAAAAGTACGCCGATTTAGGTATACCGTTAATGCTTAATGAATTAATTCGCAACGGGGCCGCTAAGGCCAGGCTGGTAGCCAAACTTATAGGCGGTGCTCAAATGTTCACCGGTGTGGATAAAAAGCAGTTATTTAACATCGGCGAAAGGAACATCGAAATGTCACGTAAAATATTAAAGCAAATGTCTATACATATTGTTAGTGAGGATGTGGGCGGCAATAAGGGGCGTACTATGTATCTGGATTTGGAAAATGGAGAGGTGCTTGTTAAAACGCTGGGTAAAAATATTAAGGTGATATAA
- a CDS encoding flagellar hook basal-body protein: MVYNSMGNINAQMCKLDITGNNVVNANTAGYKRQSVDFIDFLNQKVLQDDEAVRDSRGRGTVTALTDRRLDQGIINYTGRQLDLGIAGKGFFQVTREDGAVFYTRDGSFHIDNQGRIINQQGFVLIDEELPENYDDIVIDEKGNISCTDEDGNKIEIGQIEMAVFPNPTLLDAVGDNLYTAGELIEDPQLSVPGEDGAGIIRQGHLENSNVDLVMEMKNMIEAQRSIQFDGKIIQTADYLWNSANNLQK; the protein is encoded by the coding sequence ATGGTTTACAACAGTATGGGCAACATAAATGCCCAGATGTGTAAATTAGATATTACCGGCAATAACGTGGTTAATGCTAATACCGCCGGTTACAAGAGGCAGTCGGTAGACTTTATTGATTTTTTAAACCAGAAGGTGCTACAGGATGATGAAGCGGTGCGTGATTCCAGAGGTAGGGGTACAGTAACCGCGTTAACTGATCGCCGCCTGGATCAGGGGATTATAAACTATACGGGAAGACAGTTGGATTTAGGTATTGCCGGGAAGGGTTTTTTCCAGGTCACCCGGGAAGATGGAGCTGTGTTTTATACCAGAGACGGCAGCTTTCATATTGATAATCAAGGACGGATTATCAATCAGCAGGGATTCGTATTAATAGATGAAGAACTGCCTGAGAACTATGACGATATCGTTATAGATGAAAAAGGTAATATATCCTGCACCGATGAAGATGGTAATAAAATAGAAATCGGGCAGATTGAAATGGCGGTTTTCCCCAACCCGACTTTGCTTGACGCGGTGGGAGATAATCTATATACGGCCGGTGAACTTATTGAAGATCCTCAGCTATCGGTACCCGGGGAAGATGGCGCGGGTATTATTAGACAAGGACATCTGGAAAATTCTAATGTTGATTTGGTTATGGAAATGAAAAATATGATTGAAGCTCAGCGTTCTATTCAATTTGACGGGAAAATTATTCAAACCGCTGATTATTTATGGAATTCTGCCAACAACCTACAAAAGTAG
- a CDS encoding chemotaxis protein CheC, producing the protein MSETGKLSEMQLDALQEISNIGLGHAATSLAEMLESRIGMGVPRTSFVTFEKVIDIIGGYEELISCVSLQLAGDIKGIVFYIFNEKSTYSLVDMLMDLEDGTTVELDEMATSTINEIGNILTGSFISAITDFTNLSVTSSTPIFAFDMLAAVFTSLVIESGRSEGDNILTIETQLFRDDQKVSGYFFLMPEPESIKRLLLALGIEA; encoded by the coding sequence ATGAGCGAAACCGGCAAGCTGTCCGAGATGCAATTAGACGCGCTGCAGGAAATAAGTAATATTGGACTTGGACATGCGGCAACTTCACTGGCGGAAATGCTGGAAAGCAGGATTGGTATGGGTGTGCCCAGGACAAGCTTTGTAACTTTTGAAAAAGTTATCGACATTATTGGCGGGTACGAGGAACTAATATCTTGTGTCAGTTTACAGCTGGCCGGTGATATAAAAGGTATTGTTTTTTATATCTTTAATGAAAAAAGCACCTATAGCCTGGTAGATATGCTTATGGACCTGGAGGATGGCACCACTGTTGAATTGGACGAAATGGCTACCTCCACCATTAATGAAATTGGCAATATATTAACCGGTTCTTTTATATCCGCTATTACTGATTTTACTAATTTATCGGTTACATCCTCGACTCCGATATTTGCCTTTGATATGTTGGCTGCCGTATTCACGTCACTGGTTATTGAAAGCGGCCGATCGGAGGGGGATAATATTTTAACTATTGAGACCCAGCTTTTTAGGGATGATCAAAAGGTAAGTGGATACTTTTTCTTGATGCCCGAACCCGAATCAATAAAAAGGCTGTTACTGGCCTTAGGAATAGAAGCTTAA
- the guaA gene encoding glutamine-hydrolyzing GMP synthase, protein MSVPEQEMVIVLDFGGQYSQLIARRIRDSHVFCEMLPFNTPLAEIQAKKPRGIIFSGGPSSVYQQGAPVVDKAIYELNIPVLGICYGMQLMAFQLGGAVDRANRQEYGKTELEVITGEGLLCSMSEREQCWMSHGDLVKSPPPGFSVLARTVQAPVAAMADKEHGLYAVQFHPEVVHTPRGQDILHCFLYDICGCTGSWTMGSFIEHTVTEIKAAVGDRRVLCALSGGVDSSVAAVLVHRAIGNQLTCVFVNHGLLRKGEAEAVQQFFREGFNINLVYVDASKRFLDKLQGVTDPERKRKIIGGEFIRVFEEEAAKVGEIDYLVQGTLYPDVVESGTATAAVIKSHHNVGGLPEDMRLTLIEPLRWLFKDEVRRVGEELGMPAGIVWRQPFPGPGLAVRILGEITPEKIALLQEADAIVTGEIARAGLDREIWQYFAVLPNLYSVGVMGDERTYAHTVAIRAVHSHDGMTADWAKIPYDVLERISNRIVNEVKGINRVVYDITSKPPATIEWE, encoded by the coding sequence ATGTCTGTACCAGAGCAGGAGATGGTAATAGTACTGGACTTTGGCGGGCAATACAGTCAGTTAATTGCCCGGCGCATTCGCGATAGCCATGTCTTTTGTGAGATGCTGCCTTTTAATACCCCGCTGGCTGAAATACAGGCCAAAAAGCCGCGGGGTATTATATTTTCGGGCGGGCCTTCCAGTGTGTACCAGCAAGGTGCCCCGGTGGTGGATAAGGCGATATATGAACTAAACATACCTGTTTTGGGTATTTGCTACGGCATGCAGTTAATGGCTTTTCAACTGGGTGGTGCAGTGGACCGGGCCAACCGGCAGGAGTATGGTAAGACAGAGCTTGAGGTTATTACCGGGGAAGGTTTGCTTTGCTCTATGAGTGAACGGGAGCAGTGCTGGATGAGTCATGGCGATCTGGTGAAGTCGCCGCCGCCCGGCTTTAGTGTTCTGGCGCGTACCGTACAGGCCCCGGTGGCTGCTATGGCAGATAAAGAACACGGACTGTACGCTGTGCAGTTTCACCCGGAAGTAGTGCACACACCCAGAGGGCAGGATATATTGCACTGTTTCTTATATGATATTTGCGGCTGCACGGGAAGCTGGACAATGGGCTCCTTTATTGAACATACTGTGACGGAAATAAAGGCGGCGGTGGGCGACCGGCGGGTGCTCTGCGCCTTGAGCGGCGGGGTGGACTCATCCGTGGCCGCCGTATTGGTGCACCGGGCCATCGGTAATCAGCTGACCTGCGTATTTGTTAACCACGGGCTTTTGCGCAAGGGAGAAGCAGAGGCGGTGCAACAATTTTTCCGGGAAGGCTTCAATATCAACCTGGTTTATGTGGATGCCTCGAAGCGGTTCCTGGATAAACTACAGGGTGTTACCGATCCGGAGCGCAAGCGCAAAATAATCGGCGGGGAATTTATACGTGTGTTTGAAGAGGAAGCCGCCAAGGTAGGCGAAATAGATTATTTGGTGCAGGGCACCCTGTACCCGGATGTGGTGGAAAGCGGCACTGCCACGGCCGCGGTGATTAAGTCGCATCACAACGTGGGCGGGTTACCTGAAGATATGCGCCTGACATTGATAGAACCTCTGCGCTGGCTATTTAAGGACGAGGTACGACGGGTGGGTGAGGAATTGGGCATGCCCGCCGGTATAGTCTGGCGCCAGCCGTTCCCCGGGCCCGGTCTGGCCGTGCGTATATTAGGCGAGATCACGCCCGAAAAGATAGCCCTGCTGCAGGAAGCCGATGCTATTGTGACCGGCGAAATCGCCCGGGCCGGCCTTGACCGTGAAATCTGGCAGTATTTTGCCGTACTGCCCAACCTGTACAGTGTGGGGGTAATGGGTGATGAGCGCACCTATGCTCATACGGTGGCCATCAGAGCCGTCCACTCTCATGACGGTATGACGGCCGATTGGGCTAAGATACCCTATGATGTGCTGGAACGCATATCAAACCGCATTGTCAATGAGGTCAAGGGCATCAACCGGGTGGTCTACGACATCACCTCCAAGCCCCCGGCTACGATAGAGTGGGAATAA
- the hpt gene encoding hypoxanthine phosphoribosyltransferase gives MHPDVEKVLIDRMTIDEKVRELGGIISRDYAGKELLMVGILKGAVVFMADLIRNMNIDVRIDFMAVSSYGASNKSTGEVRILKDLDKSVEQRHVLIIEDIVDTGLTLSYLLEILKARDPAGVHICTLLDKPSRREVNVPVDYNGFVIPDEFVVGYGLDYNEKYRHLPEICVLKKEIYQSG, from the coding sequence TTGCACCCGGATGTGGAAAAAGTTTTAATCGACAGGATGACAATAGATGAAAAAGTGCGTGAACTTGGCGGCATCATTTCCAGGGACTACGCCGGCAAAGAGCTTTTGATGGTGGGTATATTAAAGGGAGCCGTGGTGTTCATGGCTGACTTAATCAGGAACATGAACATAGACGTACGCATTGACTTCATGGCGGTGTCCAGCTATGGAGCTTCCAATAAGTCAACGGGCGAAGTGCGCATATTGAAGGATTTGGATAAGAGCGTGGAACAGCGTCATGTGCTTATCATTGAGGATATTGTGGATACCGGCCTTACTTTAAGCTACCTGCTGGAGATTTTAAAAGCCCGTGACCCGGCCGGTGTGCATATTTGTACGCTCCTGGACAAACCCTCCAGGCGGGAAGTGAATGTGCCGGTCGATTATAACGGCTTTGTCATACCCGATGAATTTGTGGTGGGCTATGGGCTTGATTATAATGAAAAGTACCGCCATTTACCGGAAATTTGTGTGTTGAAAAAGGAAATTTATCAAAGCGGTTAG
- a CDS encoding protein-glutamate O-methyltransferase CheR, with protein MEFNDFKVKVMATFRLDLNSYKEKQLRRRLDSYLVKLKLNNYGDLFQQLVKKRDTYEKFLDYLTINVSEFFRDAQRFDDLQKKYLPALYSGRNQVKIWSAACSNGSEPYSIAIILEEMGLSGRSKIDATDIDRQILKKAVDAKYGKDSIKNVSRDRLERFFSEQVELYVLKDIIKRQVSFHYHNLLAHDYKKGYDLIVCRNVTIYFTREAQDEIYRQFTLSLNPGGVLFIGGSEMIFNYKELGYKKLSPCFYKKEN; from the coding sequence ATGGAATTTAACGATTTTAAAGTAAAGGTTATGGCCACATTCCGCCTGGATTTAAACAGCTATAAAGAAAAACAGTTGCGGCGCCGGCTGGACTCCTATCTGGTGAAATTAAAATTAAATAACTATGGTGATCTTTTTCAACAATTAGTTAAAAAACGAGATACTTATGAAAAATTTCTTGATTATCTTACTATTAATGTATCTGAGTTTTTTAGAGATGCACAGAGGTTTGACGATCTGCAAAAAAAATACTTGCCCGCATTGTATAGCGGCCGTAACCAGGTGAAAATCTGGAGCGCGGCTTGTTCTAACGGATCGGAGCCCTACTCTATCGCTATTATTTTAGAAGAAATGGGTCTTTCGGGCCGAAGTAAAATAGATGCCACCGACATCGACCGGCAGATATTAAAAAAGGCTGTGGACGCCAAGTACGGCAAGGATAGTATAAAAAACGTCAGCCGGGATAGGCTGGAGCGTTTCTTTTCTGAACAGGTTGAGCTATATGTTTTAAAGGATATCATTAAGAGGCAGGTGTCTTTCCATTATCATAATTTACTTGCCCATGACTACAAAAAAGGTTATGACTTGATTGTATGTCGCAACGTAACCATTTATTTTACCAGGGAAGCTCAGGATGAAATATATAGACAGTTTACCCTTTCTCTTAATCCCGGAGGAGTTCTTTTTATCGGCGGGAGTGAGATGATCTTTAATTACAAGGAGCTGGGTTATAAAAAATTATCACCTTGTTTTTATAAAAAGGAAAACTAA
- a CDS encoding FliA/WhiG family RNA polymerase sigma factor, producing the protein MGGNEIWVNYNKSKDQSLKDELVLSHLGLVKYLAGRLLVNAPPGMTREDLEGYGVIGLLDAIDKFKMKMGTEFKNYAYTRIRGAILDEIRKQSWVPRSKWQKFYQLNKLKERYWQNGELPDENVLAGEMGMDTERMRQLAAEYSNAFPVFLDDSVGPDGEGILLDTVSDQKSPDPLDIIAATDEKETLAKAIGSLPERDQLVLSLYYQEELTLKEIGNVLEVTESRVCQLHAKALQKLREKLSD; encoded by the coding sequence ATGGGCGGTAATGAAATTTGGGTGAATTACAATAAATCGAAAGATCAATCTCTTAAAGACGAGCTTGTGTTAAGCCATCTGGGACTGGTTAAATATCTGGCCGGGCGGCTGCTTGTTAACGCTCCACCCGGTATGACCCGGGAGGATCTAGAGGGATATGGCGTAATAGGATTACTTGATGCTATTGATAAATTTAAAATGAAAATGGGTACGGAATTTAAAAATTACGCATATACCAGAATACGGGGCGCTATTTTAGATGAAATAAGGAAGCAGAGCTGGGTGCCCAGGAGTAAATGGCAGAAATTTTACCAATTAAACAAATTAAAAGAGAGGTATTGGCAAAACGGGGAACTGCCCGACGAAAATGTACTTGCCGGGGAAATGGGTATGGATACCGAAAGAATGAGGCAATTGGCGGCTGAGTACAGCAATGCCTTTCCCGTTTTCCTTGATGATAGTGTTGGTCCGGATGGAGAGGGTATATTGCTTGATACGGTTAGCGACCAAAAGAGTCCTGATCCATTGGATATTATCGCCGCGACGGATGAAAAAGAGACACTGGCAAAAGCAATCGGCAGTTTGCCGGAGAGGGATCAACTGGTATTGTCTCTTTATTATCAGGAAGAATTAACTTTAAAAGAGATAGGCAATGTCTTGGAAGTAACCGAATCCCGAGTTTGCCAATTGCATGCTAAAGCATTGCAAAAGCTCAGGGAAAAACTCTCCGATTAA
- the fliY gene encoding flagellar motor switch phosphatase FliY, which translates to MSDTKDKMLQQDDIDAMLKAAQGSGEREQSEADDQGLGQDDIDAMLKAAQGSGEREQSEADDQGLGQDDIDAMLKAAQGSGEQEQSPAADQGLSQDEINALFNTGEDGGYEQLDDVDVNIVDDAYENKEALSDDKMQSALTSEEKDALGEIGNISMGSSATTLSQLLNKRVQITSPKVIITRKKDFLKEFNLPYLIIKVQFREGLSGYNVLVIKLRDAMVMANLMMGGDGTDLPEKITDLEISAASEAMNQMIGTASTSLADMLERSINILPPETNMVMETDKMNVDLPFDDPIVVIYFRMIIDGLLDTNIMQVIDIHTAREQTNLLWEKFGGMEDVETEPPMAEPSVKATTDVLEKVTDRPMQLPDDNAVKAAQEQDNLKTTDQSYDKSVMTQVDSEKLNLLLDIPLKVSVVLGSTKKQINEVLHMTPGAIVELETLVDEPVDILINGKLVARGEVVVVNENFGVKITSIVSTRERINSLK; encoded by the coding sequence ATGAGTGATACTAAAGATAAGATGCTGCAGCAGGATGATATAGATGCCATGCTTAAAGCGGCTCAGGGCAGCGGTGAGCGAGAGCAGTCCGAGGCGGATGACCAGGGATTGGGCCAGGATGATATAGATGCCATGCTTAAAGCGGCTCAGGGCAGCGGTGAGCGAGAGCAGTCCGAGGCGGATGACCAGGGATTGGGCCAGGATGATATAGATGCCATGCTCAAAGCGGCCCAGGGAAGCGGTGAACAGGAGCAGTCCCCGGCAGCTGACCAGGGATTAAGCCAGGATGAAATTAATGCACTGTTTAATACCGGTGAAGATGGCGGATATGAACAACTCGATGATGTTGATGTTAATATTGTTGATGATGCATACGAGAATAAAGAAGCATTATCGGATGATAAAATGCAGTCGGCTTTAACATCCGAAGAGAAAGATGCTCTGGGCGAAATTGGTAATATATCCATGGGTTCTTCAGCTACGACGCTGTCCCAATTACTAAACAAGCGGGTGCAAATTACCAGTCCCAAAGTGATTATTACCCGAAAAAAAGACTTTTTAAAAGAGTTTAACTTACCATACTTAATTATTAAGGTACAATTTAGAGAAGGTCTCAGCGGTTACAATGTGCTGGTAATTAAATTGCGTGACGCTATGGTCATGGCTAATTTAATGATGGGCGGCGACGGCACGGATTTACCCGAAAAAATAACCGATTTGGAAATCAGTGCCGCTTCGGAAGCCATGAACCAAATGATCGGCACTGCTTCGACATCACTGGCCGATATGCTGGAAAGAAGTATTAACATACTGCCTCCGGAAACTAATATGGTGATGGAAACAGATAAAATGAACGTTGATTTGCCTTTTGATGATCCCATTGTGGTAATTTATTTCCGCATGATAATTGATGGTTTGCTGGATACCAATATCATGCAGGTGATAGATATACATACGGCCCGTGAGCAGACCAATCTGCTTTGGGAAAAGTTCGGTGGCATGGAAGATGTCGAAACCGAACCGCCAATGGCTGAGCCAAGCGTAAAGGCTACGACGGATGTGCTGGAAAAAGTAACGGACCGCCCGATGCAGTTGCCTGATGATAATGCCGTAAAAGCCGCTCAGGAGCAAGATAACTTAAAAACAACCGACCAAAGCTATGATAAATCGGTAATGACACAGGTAGATTCTGAAAAACTAAACTTGTTGCTGGATATTCCTTTGAAAGTGTCGGTGGTACTGGGCAGTACTAAAAAGCAGATTAACGAGGTGTTACATATGACTCCCGGCGCTATAGTGGAATTAGAAACGCTGGTTGATGAACCGGTGGATATTCTAATCAACGGTAAACTGGTAGCCAGGGGAGAAGTGGTTGTAGTTAACGAAAACTTTGGTGTCAAGATTACCAGTATTGTTTCCACCAGGGAAAGAATCAATAGTTTAAAGTAA
- the fliM gene encoding flagellar motor switch protein FliM → MQEILSQNEIDAMLQALTDGNLPVDEIESTMAPKVKNYDFRRPNKFSKEHLRTLEMLHQHYARHLSSFLFGYLRSNVNIELVSVSQIIFDEFIRSIPTPTVLTVFDLLPLNGSAIMEANTSFIFPVIDLMFGGGGTTGDLNRELTDIEIQVTKKIMARILDYLVPTWQDIYEIKPEVRSIETNPRLQQLYSPNEVVALLTFSVVVGESDEGMINLCLPYIMLDPVIAKLSVRQQFIRQLPSGFENNYKHINHWLSHCYVDITATIGEASVTIEDFLQVQLGDVIVLEKNVDSDLDVYVGENVKFGAQVGSVGDNLAVQIVSLIERKDKDE, encoded by the coding sequence ATGCAGGAAATATTATCCCAGAACGAAATTGATGCTATGCTACAGGCCTTGACCGATGGTAATTTGCCGGTTGATGAGATAGAAAGCACCATGGCGCCCAAGGTCAAGAATTACGACTTTCGCAGGCCTAATAAATTTTCCAAGGAACATTTAAGGACCTTGGAAATGCTTCACCAACACTATGCCAGACATTTATCCAGTTTTTTGTTCGGCTATTTGAGAAGCAATGTAAATATTGAACTGGTCTCCGTGAGCCAGATTATTTTTGATGAGTTTATTCGCTCTATTCCCACACCCACGGTGCTAACTGTTTTTGATCTTTTGCCTCTTAATGGTTCGGCTATTATGGAGGCAAATACAAGTTTTATTTTTCCTGTTATTGATTTAATGTTCGGAGGCGGCGGTACCACCGGTGACTTAAACCGGGAGTTAACTGACATTGAAATACAGGTTACCAAAAAAATCATGGCCCGTATTCTTGATTACCTGGTTCCCACCTGGCAGGATATTTATGAGATCAAGCCCGAGGTGCGGTCCATAGAAACCAACCCCCGCTTGCAGCAGCTTTATTCACCAAACGAAGTGGTGGCTTTGTTAACTTTTTCTGTTGTTGTGGGTGAAAGCGATGAGGGTATGATTAACCTTTGCCTGCCGTATATTATGTTGGACCCGGTCATAGCCAAGCTTTCAGTGCGTCAACAGTTTATCAGGCAATTGCCATCCGGTTTTGAAAATAACTATAAGCATATTAATCACTGGTTGAGTCATTGTTATGTTGACATTACCGCTACAATTGGTGAAGCTTCGGTTACTATAGAGGATTTTTTGCAGGTCCAGCTGGGTGATGTAATAGTATTGGAAAAAAACGTGGACAGTGATTTGGATGTCTATGTAGGGGAAAATGTAAAATTCGGTGCTCAGGTGGGTTCGGTGGGGGACAATTTGGCTGTCCAAATTGTTTCACTTATTGAAAGGAAAGATAAAGATGAGTGA
- a CDS encoding DUF1015 domain-containing protein: MATIIPLQGLRYNEKIAGNIKDLVTPPYDVIDAAAQEKYYQLNPYNIIRLEYGKKHPSDNNTENCYNRAAGFFGQWQSDSILKQEDKPALYLYQQQFNVGSQTLVRTGIICGVKLEPYENGVVLPHEETMPKHKADRLALMQACGANFSPIFGLYGDPERRIDRLLLNIVQESPGSINFTDELGHRHRLCVITNTVTIQQVQQLMQEQRIFIADGHHRYETALNYARQNPDKPGAGYIMMTLVNLYDPGLVILPTHRLVMGSRVDKQKLLDSLQEDFTVEKLTAANVAGVTELMSGLAGFQDNGDTTHRQVFGMYLGKDGYYTLTLRDEDAIARKMPPEHSADWRRLDVSVLQKLILENQLGIDKNALAGGDAIEYTRDAREAVQAVDEGRCQLAFLMNPTLIAEVTAVAANGEKMPQKSTFFYPKLITGLVINKF, from the coding sequence ATGGCCACCATCATTCCCCTGCAAGGCCTGCGTTATAACGAAAAAATAGCCGGAAATATCAAGGACCTGGTTACCCCGCCCTACGATGTGATTGACGCCGCTGCCCAGGAGAAATATTACCAGCTTAACCCGTATAATATTATCCGCCTGGAATACGGCAAAAAACACCCCTCCGATAATAATACGGAAAACTGCTACAACCGGGCGGCAGGCTTCTTCGGCCAGTGGCAGAGCGATAGTATATTAAAGCAAGAGGACAAACCGGCCCTTTATCTTTACCAGCAGCAGTTTAATGTCGGTTCCCAAACGCTTGTGCGAACCGGTATTATTTGCGGCGTCAAACTGGAGCCCTATGAGAATGGAGTGGTTCTGCCCCACGAGGAAACCATGCCCAAACATAAAGCCGACCGGCTGGCCTTAATGCAGGCCTGCGGCGCCAATTTCAGTCCTATATTTGGATTGTACGGCGACCCTGAACGCAGGATTGATCGCCTGCTCCTCAACATCGTACAGGAATCACCCGGCAGCATTAATTTTACCGATGAATTGGGACACAGACACCGGCTCTGTGTAATCACGAATACGGTAACGATACAGCAAGTGCAGCAATTAATGCAAGAGCAGCGCATTTTTATTGCTGACGGCCACCATCGCTACGAAACCGCGCTTAATTATGCCCGGCAAAACCCCGACAAGCCCGGTGCCGGTTATATAATGATGACCCTGGTTAATCTATATGATCCCGGCCTGGTAATACTGCCCACCCATCGGTTGGTTATGGGCAGCCGGGTAGATAAGCAAAAACTGTTGGATTCACTGCAGGAGGATTTTACAGTTGAAAAATTAACCGCAGCGAATGTAGCCGGAGTTACAGAATTAATGAGCGGTCTAGCGGGATTTCAAGATAACGGCGATACAACGCACCGGCAGGTTTTTGGCATGTATCTGGGGAAAGACGGTTATTATACATTAACGCTGCGTGATGAAGACGCAATAGCACGTAAAATGCCTCCCGAGCACTCAGCCGACTGGCGCAGGTTGGATGTCTCCGTCTTGCAGAAACTAATTCTTGAAAACCAGCTGGGCATTGATAAAAATGCTCTGGCCGGTGGTGATGCGATAGAATACACCCGTGACGCCCGCGAGGCTGTGCAGGCGGTAGACGAAGGCCGCTGCCAATTGGCATTCTTAATGAACCCCACGCTGATTGCGGAAGTTACTGCAGTGGCAGCTAACGGGGAAAAAATGCCGCAAAAATCTACTTTCTTCTATCCTAAACTAATCACCGGTCTGGTTATTAATAAGTTTTAG
- a CDS encoding flagellar hook-basal body protein — protein MIRGIYSTVSGMNLQMTRAETASRNLDNINLPGYKKDRIEAEPFLRLVQLSAGMMDNSTHQYKRSALGITNQGAEVQELSTDFSVGDPRETGNKTDFALQGPGFFTLSDPENEANIYYTRNGSFHLDQAGYLVNANGLRVMGEGGPVQLEGPDSFEVDANGNITENGTLNDSISIVTFENLDNLVGVGNNLYQAPDQGTQPVENPGLNQGFLEAANVESADEMTNLVTAVRAYETGQKIIQTQDNMLDMAINKVGTIR, from the coding sequence ATGATAAGGGGCATTTATTCCACCGTTTCGGGAATGAACTTGCAAATGACCAGAGCGGAAACTGCTTCCCGTAATCTTGATAATATCAATCTGCCCGGCTATAAAAAGGATCGTATTGAAGCGGAACCTTTCTTGCGCCTGGTGCAGTTAAGTGCCGGAATGATGGATAATTCGACACATCAATATAAACGCAGTGCTCTGGGTATTACCAACCAGGGCGCGGAGGTGCAGGAATTATCCACCGATTTTAGCGTGGGGGACCCGCGGGAGACAGGTAATAAAACAGATTTTGCGCTGCAAGGACCGGGATTTTTCACCTTGTCCGATCCTGAAAACGAAGCGAATATTTATTATACTCGCAACGGCAGCTTTCACCTTGATCAAGCGGGATACCTGGTGAATGCCAATGGATTAAGAGTTATGGGCGAGGGTGGACCCGTACAGTTGGAAGGTCCGGATAGTTTTGAGGTTGACGCAAACGGTAATATAACCGAGAATGGTACTTTAAATGATAGCATAAGTATAGTGACATTTGAAAATCTGGATAACCTGGTCGGCGTTGGCAATAACTTGTATCAGGCACCCGATCAGGGAACTCAGCCAGTGGAAAATCCCGGATTAAACCAGGGTTTTTTGGAGGCGGCCAATGTTGAATCGGCAGATGAAATGACGAATCTCGTTACCGCGGTTCGGGCTTATGAAACAGGTCAAAAAATTATACAAACTCAGGATAACATGCTTGATATGGCTATCAATAAAGTTGGTACAATTAGATAA
- a CDS encoding response regulator — MSLRILIVDDATFMRMMIKNIVIKNGYEVVGEAENGAEAVKMYSEHQPDLVTMDITMPEMDGIEGVKAIKKIDPNAKIIMCSAMGQQSMVMEAIQAGAMDFIVKPFKQDRILQAIDRVMNR, encoded by the coding sequence ATGTCTTTAAGAATTCTTATAGTTGATGATGCTACATTTATGCGCATGATGATTAAAAACATTGTAATTAAAAATGGTTATGAAGTGGTAGGTGAGGCGGAAAACGGTGCAGAAGCCGTTAAAATGTACTCCGAGCATCAACCGGACCTGGTGACCATGGATATTACCATGCCGGAGATGGATGGAATTGAAGGTGTAAAAGCAATTAAAAAAATTGACCCCAATGCTAAAATAATTATGTGCAGTGCCATGGGGCAGCAATCCATGGTCATGGAGGCCATTCAAGCCGGAGCCATGGATTTTATTGTTAAACCATTTAAGCAGGACAGAATTTTACAAGCTATAGACAGAGTTATGAATAGATAA